The DNA region CGGAGACGGTGGACCCCAGGAAACCAGTGGAGTGCTTCGGGCGCGAGGCCAGCGCTGCTGCCAAGAGGATGCTCGAGGGCAAGCAGGTGTACCTAGAAGAAGACCCCACGCAGGGCAAGCGCGATCGCTACGGCAGGCTGCTGGCCTACGTGTGGGTCGACCACACCCTCTTCAACCTCTGGATGATCCGCCAAGGGTACGCCCACGAGTACACCTACGACGAGCCCTACAAATACAGGGATGAGTTCCGCGCCGCCGAGCGGTACGCTCGCACCCACGACGTGGGGCTGTGGTCTCCACACACCTGCAACGGCGACACCGATCGCCCGGCCTCCGGGACCAGCGGCCATGTGGCCCCAACGCCGGCGCCCCTCTGGCCG from Thermobaculum terrenum ATCC BAA-798 includes:
- a CDS encoding thermonuclease family protein, whose product is MLTPTSEQAKQVTSRTAVVGVATHSTPSFSPMQTSTPFKNLEGPYKVARVVDGDTIRVIINGEEETVRLIGIDTPETVDPRKPVECFGREASAAAKRMLEGKQVYLEEDPTQGKRDRYGRLLAYVWVDHTLFNLWMIRQGYAHEYTYDEPYKYRDEFRAAERYARTHDVGLWSPHTCNGDTDRPASGTSGHVAPTPAPLWPLDDHLALYGSGLVGHALRSSPNLPSPVSA